In Streptomyces sp. P3, one DNA window encodes the following:
- a CDS encoding dienelactone hydrolase family protein, giving the protein MRFTSEQRLDDGVLEREFTLGEIPGTLWTPESAVPAPLILMAHNNGLPKADPRLVARARYTAMRGYAVATIDAAGCGDRPRSAADEQARADLRRAMQAGEPVDEIFESLIGPLVERAVPEWRTTLDALLELPGIGGPVGYSGGWTALGIRLAVVEPRIAAAGFFAGGYVPRAQREEARQVTVPLLFLLQWDDEGNPRQRALDLFDAFGSKEKTLHANLGGHTGTPSFELEDGCRFLDRHLK; this is encoded by the coding sequence ATGCGATTCACTTCCGAGCAGCGCCTCGACGACGGCGTCCTCGAGCGCGAGTTCACTCTCGGCGAGATCCCCGGCACCCTGTGGACGCCCGAGTCCGCCGTACCGGCCCCGCTGATTCTGATGGCCCACAACAACGGCCTGCCCAAGGCGGATCCCCGGCTGGTGGCCCGGGCCCGGTACACCGCGATGCGCGGCTACGCGGTGGCCACCATCGACGCCGCCGGGTGCGGTGACCGGCCCCGTTCCGCCGCCGACGAGCAGGCCCGCGCCGACCTCCGGCGGGCGATGCAGGCGGGTGAGCCGGTGGACGAGATCTTCGAGTCCCTCATCGGCCCGCTGGTCGAAAGGGCCGTCCCGGAATGGCGGACCACGTTGGACGCCCTTCTCGAACTGCCCGGGATCGGCGGCCCGGTCGGGTATTCGGGAGGGTGGACCGCCCTCGGCATCCGGCTGGCGGTGGTCGAGCCGCGCATCGCGGCGGCCGGCTTCTTCGCCGGGGGGTATGTGCCCCGCGCCCAGCGCGAGGAGGCCCGGCAGGTCACCGTTCCGCTGCTGTTCCTGCTGCAGTGGGACGACGAGGGGAACCCCCGGCAACGGGCTCTGGACCTGTTCGACGCCTTCGGTAGCAAGGAGAAGACGCTGCACGCCAATCTGGGCGGGCACACCGGCACCCCGTCGTTCGAGCTGGAGGACGGATGCCGGTTCCTGGACCGGCACCTGAAGTGA
- a CDS encoding tellurite resistance/C4-dicarboxylate transporter family protein codes for MPGFPPPASPSPASSPSPRSRLRHWWARRRPASGTAVMATGIVSVGLHLAGHEALSRVWLAMAGIAWVALAADFVVRLVREPERWRAEAGTPGALTAVAATAVLGTQISARGRQPLAEALLALAAALWPVLFVTVVRRWKRRMPGAVFLCCVATQSLAVLGAVLAKAEAAAWLAHTALVLFWLGLVLYAVALGLFDFRQPAEGAGDQWVAGGALAVCALAGAKLLMADDGALYLWNADDTGVLRGLTVALLVLDYVWYAVLLVAEVRWPRPRYDERRWSTVFPMGMTAAATLSVAAAVDLPALHGPGEVLLWVAVAAWLVVAAAAVGSVRAGVRSRAPR; via the coding sequence ATGCCCGGCTTCCCCCCGCCCGCCTCGCCCTCGCCCGCCTCGTCGCCCTCCCCCCGCTCCCGGCTCCGCCACTGGTGGGCGCGCCGCCGGCCGGCGTCCGGGACCGCCGTCATGGCGACCGGCATCGTGTCGGTCGGGCTGCATCTGGCCGGGCACGAGGCGCTGTCCCGGGTCTGGCTGGCGATGGCGGGCATCGCCTGGGTCGCGCTCGCCGCGGACTTCGTCGTCCGGCTGGTGCGGGAGCCCGAACGGTGGCGGGCCGAGGCGGGTACGCCGGGGGCGCTGACCGCCGTCGCGGCGACGGCCGTGCTCGGCACGCAGATCTCCGCGCGGGGCCGGCAGCCCCTGGCCGAGGCACTGCTGGCACTGGCCGCGGCGCTGTGGCCGGTGCTGTTCGTGACGGTCGTGCGGCGGTGGAAGCGGCGCATGCCCGGTGCGGTGTTCCTGTGCTGCGTCGCGACCCAGAGCCTGGCCGTGCTCGGCGCGGTGCTGGCGAAGGCGGAGGCCGCGGCCTGGCTCGCGCACACCGCGCTCGTGCTGTTCTGGCTCGGTCTGGTGCTGTACGCCGTCGCCCTGGGCCTCTTCGACTTCCGGCAGCCGGCCGAGGGCGCGGGCGACCAGTGGGTGGCGGGCGGCGCGCTCGCCGTCTGCGCGCTCGCGGGCGCGAAACTCCTCATGGCCGACGACGGCGCCCTGTATCTGTGGAACGCCGACGACACCGGCGTGCTGCGCGGGCTGACCGTCGCGCTGCTGGTGCTCGACTACGTCTGGTACGCGGTCCTGCTGGTCGCCGAGGTGCGGTGGCCGCGACCGCGCTACGACGAACGCCGGTGGTCGACCGTGTTCCCCATGGGCATGACGGCGGCGGCGACCCTGTCCGTCGCCGCCGCCGTCGACCTCCCGGCGCTGCACGGGCCGGGCGAGGTGCTGCTGTGGGTCGCCGTGGCGGCCTGGCTGGTCGTCGCCGCGGCAGCGGTGGGCTCGGTCCGGGCC